A single window of Xylanibacillus composti DNA harbors:
- a CDS encoding DUF1806 family protein encodes MQTINKSDVVAVIQNFTAQDVYIHSEATSFVFVRNFRAHLTDCRIAGEGPYRVGMRFDGHGWLRMEGLTHYEVDADGRLLLAGYDDEGRMHVALELGKEPFPE; translated from the coding sequence ATGCAGACAATAAACAAGTCCGACGTGGTTGCCGTCATCCAGAACTTCACTGCGCAAGACGTCTATATCCACAGTGAAGCGACATCCTTCGTGTTCGTCCGTAATTTTCGGGCTCATCTCACAGATTGCAGGATTGCGGGAGAGGGACCGTATCGAGTTGGCATGCGATTCGATGGGCACGGCTGGCTTCGCATGGAGGGGCTCACCCATTATGAAGTCGATGCGGATGGAAGGCTGCTGTTGGCAGGTTATGACGATGAGGGCCGAATGCATGTAGCCTTGGAGTTAGGAAAGGAGCCGTTCCCTGAATGA
- a CDS encoding PIG-L family deacetylase yields MKRRLLAVFAHPDDESFICGGTLAKYAQSGVEITLVSATRGEMGRRMGNPPYVNRETMPAVREKELRQACAALGIHRLIFLDIRDKTVEFIDPESLTERIAALIKEVDPDVVLTFHEQLGGHPDHCAIGKAATAAFHRTSQKGSLYFITFGDAMAYPEQFGYTQNDVVKIDIRHQLEAKLAAFRAHRCQTEIDAWVWEPDHQALAKFGRYEYFLVGSSAAPQLVCDDLFPSTGA; encoded by the coding sequence ATGAAACGCAGACTATTGGCAGTATTTGCACATCCGGACGACGAGTCGTTTATTTGTGGAGGAACCTTGGCGAAATATGCGCAATCGGGGGTCGAGATTACCTTGGTAAGCGCCACCAGAGGCGAGATGGGACGCCGGATGGGAAATCCTCCTTATGTGAACAGGGAGACCATGCCGGCCGTTCGGGAGAAGGAACTGCGGCAAGCATGCGCTGCATTGGGGATTCATCGTCTGATCTTCCTGGATATTCGCGACAAAACCGTTGAATTCATAGATCCGGAAAGCTTGACCGAACGAATTGCGGCCCTGATTAAGGAAGTGGATCCCGACGTGGTGCTCACCTTCCATGAGCAGCTGGGCGGTCACCCCGATCACTGCGCGATTGGGAAGGCTGCGACGGCGGCGTTCCACCGGACCAGCCAGAAAGGCTCCTTGTATTTCATCACCTTCGGAGATGCCATGGCATATCCCGAGCAGTTCGGATATACCCAGAATGACGTGGTCAAAATCGATATTCGTCATCAACTGGAGGCCAAGCTGGCTGCTTTCCGCGCGCATCGCTGCCAAACGGAAATCGACGCATGGGTATGGGAGCCCGATCATCAAGCGCTGGCCAAGTTCGGCCGGTATGAGTATTTTCTGGTTGGATCTTCTGCAGCACCGCAGCTTGTATGCGATGATTTGTTTCCATCGACTGGAGCCTGA
- a CDS encoding DNA cytosine methyltransferase translates to MNRYTAIDLFAGAGGMSLGFEQAGFDVLAAVEYDPIHASVHQFNFPHTKVICADASKISGHSILEQIGRKPGEIDVVFGGPPCQGFSMIGRRLSDDARNVLLFHFYKIISEIRPKYFVMENVSGLTLGTAKNLLQTIISDFQGIGYEITLPYRVLNASSFGVPQSRKRLFLYGAYKGNPLIEYPEPTVVPRAINGTVPTVSKNGLPLGTSVRDALADLPDVDTFKELLTQDWTEYRTEPVSDYAKYLVGLKMDDDDFSYPRNHNRNILTSSARTKHTDESKQRFIETEQGQIEPVSRFLKLHPDGVCNTLRAGSDSKHGAFTSPRPIHYLYPRVITVREAARLHSFPDWFRLHVTKWHGFREVGNAVPPLLARAVAKQIALALGGNLVKPSQEVRLMNEELLAFNMSAAAKEHNVSKDVVGTRDREAIIKGGSRVASKYDKIISDIFFAYYQDGLREFDFIREDIVRSAEKLGIKLPKNIGDVIYSYRFRKMFPKEILDTCSGDEQWTIEGTGDAKYRFKLYSSGAKISPNPNLYQIKIPDSTPEIITKYAFSDEQALLARVRYNRLIDVFTGITTYSLQNHLRTKIPSIGQIEIDEIYVGLNKKGEHFIVPVQAKIGGDQIGITQVKQDIEYCKYRYPTLKHKAIAVHAKEPNLIVMFELIIQNDELKVVEERQYKLVPSSEISEDDLRMMGEIGQD, encoded by the coding sequence ACTAAAGTAATATGTGCCGATGCAAGCAAAATCTCGGGGCATTCCATTCTTGAACAAATCGGTAGAAAACCCGGCGAAATTGATGTTGTATTCGGCGGGCCGCCCTGCCAAGGATTCTCAATGATCGGCAGAAGACTTTCAGACGATGCTCGGAATGTCCTATTATTTCATTTCTATAAGATAATTAGCGAGATTCGCCCAAAGTATTTTGTAATGGAAAACGTATCAGGTCTGACACTCGGAACCGCTAAGAATCTTCTTCAAACAATAATTAGCGATTTCCAAGGAATCGGCTACGAAATAACTTTACCGTATAGAGTGTTGAACGCATCTTCCTTTGGAGTGCCGCAAAGCAGAAAGAGGCTTTTTCTTTATGGTGCATATAAAGGCAATCCACTAATTGAGTATCCCGAACCAACAGTTGTTCCAAGAGCAATTAATGGCACAGTTCCAACCGTTAGTAAGAATGGACTACCTCTTGGCACTTCCGTCCGAGATGCTTTAGCCGATTTACCCGATGTTGATACGTTCAAGGAATTACTAACTCAAGATTGGACAGAATATAGAACCGAGCCCGTTAGTGATTATGCTAAATACCTTGTAGGACTTAAAATGGATGATGACGATTTTTCTTATCCTAGAAATCACAACCGTAACATACTAACATCTTCAGCTCGAACAAAGCACACGGACGAATCCAAGCAAAGATTTATTGAAACAGAGCAAGGACAGATTGAACCAGTTAGCCGTTTTCTCAAGCTTCATCCCGATGGTGTATGTAATACATTAAGAGCAGGAAGCGACAGTAAACATGGAGCTTTCACAAGTCCAAGACCAATCCACTATTTATACCCAAGAGTAATTACTGTTCGCGAAGCCGCCAGACTACATTCTTTTCCCGATTGGTTTAGATTACATGTAACAAAGTGGCATGGTTTCCGAGAAGTAGGAAATGCCGTTCCGCCATTATTGGCTAGAGCAGTAGCAAAGCAAATTGCTTTAGCACTGGGAGGAAATTTGGTTAAGCCTTCTCAGGAAGTCCGTCTGATGAATGAAGAACTGCTCGCGTTTAATATGTCAGCTGCGGCGAAGGAACACAATGTATCTAAAGATGTTGTTGGAACAAGAGATCGTGAGGCGATAATAAAAGGAGGGAGCAGAGTGGCATCGAAGTACGATAAAATAATTAGCGATATTTTCTTCGCCTATTATCAAGATGGATTGCGCGAATTTGACTTTATACGCGAAGACATTGTGCGCTCCGCCGAAAAACTTGGAATTAAACTGCCCAAGAATATCGGAGATGTGATCTATTCCTATCGGTTTAGAAAGATGTTTCCTAAAGAAATTCTCGATACTTGTTCCGGTGACGAACAATGGACTATCGAAGGTACAGGGGATGCAAAGTACCGCTTCAAACTTTACTCGTCAGGTGCGAAAATCTCGCCAAACCCTAATCTATACCAAATTAAAATACCTGATTCTACTCCTGAAATTATTACTAAGTATGCTTTTTCCGATGAGCAAGCATTGTTAGCCAGAGTACGTTATAATAGACTCATAGACGTCTTTACTGGAATAACTACTTATTCGCTACAAAACCATTTAAGAACGAAAATTCCGAGCATAGGTCAGATTGAAATTGATGAAATCTACGTTGGATTGAATAAAAAGGGCGAGCATTTTATCGTCCCTGTACAGGCTAAGATTGGCGGTGACCAGATCGGCATTACTCAAGTAAAACAAGACATCGAATACTGCAAGTACAGATACCCTACTCTTAAACATAAAGCTATCGCCGTACATGCTAAAGAACCTAATTTAATTGTCATGTTTGAATTGATTATACAAAACGATGAATTGAAAGTTGTTGAAGAAAGGCAATACAAATTAGTTCCATCATCTGAAATATCGGAAGATGATTTAAGAATGATGGGGGAAATAGGACAAGATTAA